A window of the Candida orthopsilosis Co 90-125, chromosome 1 draft sequence genome harbors these coding sequences:
- a CDS encoding Kap104 protein (S. cerevisiae homolog KAP104 has nuclear localization sequence binding and has role in factor into nucleus, mRNA-binding (hnRNP) protein import into nucleus, cell cycle), with the protein MSWTPDTNAVEQLKHIFQGTLSSNNEERKLANEALVQAKQNLEIENYLFTILVFDNSAKPDVRAAAGINLKNIILKNKSDHSIDRSYITNNIIQGLTSPDAMVRNITGNVITSLFSIYGISQWGTALTSLLTLAHNGQENDVNKTGSLQFSTQEAAMSALAKICEDSYLELDREYNGERPLNFLLPEFLKLMDSTSIKVKAFAVHCFNQFIILDTQSFLVLVDQFLTKIFQLAQDTDGIETPDACALKKNICTAFLSILETRPDKLAPHIDGIMSYCLHVIQKGTNNELSLEAGEFLLALASSNDFKAVFTADKLKVILPVLLDKMVYSEEEMFLMEVADNNDDADVADKDEDIKPTNIKSKEARRINGNANGDVSNIENGGENGAGGEDDNDDDGDDDDDDDEEDDDDDMGEWSLRKCSAATLDVLSESLPQEVLILALPILQEKIMSTQWPIREAAILAFGAMSNSFINLASNKLPELVPFLVDRLQDEQPRVRQITCWTLSRYAAWVSLEAHEGGEYATFFQPTFQSIVACALDPKKIVQEAACSALSAFIEESDPQLIEFYLEPLLNHFAQCFQRYQRKNLIILYDCVQTFVEKMGYENLSRDPKYVSILLPPLLQRWDQLSDDDTALWPLLECMASVAATLKELFAPYAIPVYDRAMKILSNCIIMDQNCQTDPSIDTPEKDFMVTSLDLVDGLIQGFEFHSIDLVQHHDKPSFDLTDCLLVCFEDFNSDVRQSAYALLGDMAIYIIDILKPYLHSIFISICNEINNRSSETFPVYNNAIWALGEMIIRLPAKDSAPYLSNLINLLVPVLNSADTQITVLENCAICLGRMGLVGSELLAPRLIEFITPWCTRFVNLVDNEEKQTGLQGMLKIIEVNPDSGFGGLQTQQGKVNLAKFLEVLANYEDATSELQQQFLNLINHYKSVLGPDGWSQVLKFVSPSLRNNLDI; encoded by the coding sequence ATGTCTTGGACACCAGACACCAATGCAGTTGAACAACTCAAGCATATCTTTCAAGGCACCTTATCGTCAAACAACGAAGAACGAAAATTAGCTAATGAGGCTTTGGTTCAAGCTAAACAAAACCTTGAGATAGAAAACTATCTATTCACAATTTTagtttttgataattcaGCCAAGCCAGACGTCCGAGCAGCAGCTGGTattaatttgaaaaatattattttgaaaaacaaatctGATCATCTGATTGATAGGAGTTATATAACGAATAATATTATACAAGGTTTGACTAGTCCTGACGCTATGGTTAGAAATATTACTGGGAATGTAATCACTTCATTATTTTCTATTTATGGAATATCACAATGGGGAACAGCTTTAACTAGCTTGTTAACTTTGGCTCACAATGGACAAGAAAATGATGTAAACAAGACAGGGTCTCTTCAATTCTCAACACAGGAAGCAGCAATGAGTGCCCTTGCCAAGATTTGTGAAGATTCATATTTGGAACTAGATCGAGAGTATAATGGAGAACGaccattgaattttttgcTTCCTGaatttttaaaattaaTGGATCTGACCAGTATTAAAGTCAAGGCTTTTGCTGTACATTGttttaatcaatttatcattttggatacacaatcttttcttgttttggttgatcaatttttgaccaaaatctttcaactAGCTCAAGATACTGACGGTATCGAAACACCCGATGCATGcgcattgaaaaagaatatatGTACGgcttttctttcaattttggaaacaagGCCAGATAAATTGGCCCCTCATATCGACGGAATAATGAGTTATTGTCTACATGTGATACAAAAGGGAACCAACAATGAACTAAGTTTGGAAGCAGGGGAATTTTTGTTAGCATTGGCAAGCtccaatgatttcaaagctGTTTTTACAGCAGACAAGTTAAAAGTCATTTTACCGGTATTGTTGGATAAAATGGTGTATTCAGAAGAGGAAATGTTTCTCATGGAGGTTGCTGATAACAATGACGATGCCGATGTGGCTGACAAGGATGAAGATATAAAGCCAACCAATATCAAGTCAAAAGAAGCTAGGCGAATCAATGGGAATGCCAATGGGGATGTTTCaaacattgaaaatggtgGAGAAAACGGAGCTGGAGGAGAAGATGATAACGACGATGACGGTGACGACgacgacgatgatgatgaagaggatgatgacgatgatatGGGTGAATGGAGTTTAAGAAAGTGCTCTGCTGCAACATTAGATGTATTGAGTGAAAGTTTACCCCAAGAAGTTCTCATTTTAGCTTTACCCATCTTACAAGAGAAAATTATGTCAACACAATGGCCAATTAGAGAAGCCGCGATTTTGGCATTTGGTGCCATGAGCAACAGTTTTATTAATTTGGCTAGTAATAAATTACCTGAGTTGGTACCATTCCTCGTTGACAGATTGCAAGATGAACAACCAAGAGTAAGACAAATTACTTGCTGGACGTTGTCAAGATATGCAGCATGGGTTAGTTTAGAAGCCCACGAGGGTGGTGAATATGCCACTTTTTTCCAACCTACTTTCCAATCGATTGTTGCTTGTGCTTTGGATCCTAAAAAGATTGTCCAAGAAGCAGCTTGTTCTGCGCTATCTGCATTTATCGAGGAATCTGACCCACAGTTGATTGAGTTTTACCTTGAACCATTGCTTAATCATTTTGCGCAATGTTTCCAAAGATATCAACGCAAAAATTTAATCATCTTGTATGATTGTGTTCAAACATTTGTAGAAAAAATGGGTTATGAAAACCTATCACGAGATCCCAAATACGTTTCCATTTTACTTCCTCCGTTGTTGCAAAGATGGGATCAATTACTGGATGACGATACCGCATTGTGGCCATTACTTGAATGTATGGCTTCCGTTGCTGCTACTTTGAAAGAGTTGTTTGCTCCCTATGCTATCCCTGTATACGACAGGGCTATGAaaatattgtcaaattgtATTATAATGGatcaaaattgtcaaaccGATCCATCGATAGATACACCAGAAAAGGATTTCATGGTTACCTCTTTGGATCTAGTTGATGGGTTAATCCAAGGGTTtgaatttcattcaattgatttggttcaACATCATGACAAGCCGAGTTTCGACTTGACTGATTGtttgttggtttgttttgaaGACTTCAACTCTGACGTTAGACAATCGGCTTATGCATTGCTTGGGGATATGGCCATTTACATCATTGATATATTGAAGCCATACTTGCATCTGATTTTCATTAGTATTTGCAAtgaaataaacaatagaagTTCAGAAACATTCCCAGTCTACAATAATGCTATTTGGGCATTAGGTGAGATGATCATTCGATTGCCAGCTAAGGATTCAGCACCATACTTGTCCAATTTAATCAACTTGCTAGTACCGGTTCTCAATAGTGCCGACACGCAAATCACGGTATTGGAAAATTGTGCTATATGTTTAGGAAGAATGGGACTTGTTGGATCAGAATTACTTGCCCCAAGGTTAATTGAGTTCATAACTCCATGGTGTACTAGATTTGTCAACTTGGTTGACAATGAGGAAAAACAAACTGGATTACAAGGaatgttgaagattattGAAGTAAATCCTGATTCTGGTTTTGGTGGTCTACAAACTCAACAAGGTAAGGTTAACCTTGCTAAATTTTTGGAGGTTTTGGCAAATTACGAAGATGCAACAAGTgaattacaacaacaatttttgaatttgatcaatcaCTATAAATCAGTATTGGGACCAGACGGGTGGAGtcaagttttgaaatttgttaGTCCTTCTCTAAGGAACAATTTGGATATTTAA
- a CDS encoding Cdc7 kinase codes for MSSDILAESIHQRNPSGLLNSQHSNASVTNCTPVVASNNNNTHKYQPSAAGSKRARPSEDSDDPFKDKSQQNSTKNDQKGFKISHHSFNKSFLKNQNLLNSPGVRSQEVHTSHSQFYQSSLQDQHHHQTQHAVSTSQLSRPPAPFEEKTYVVEQEENEDDEVSLEVLEDMHKLEQHFPILATDYRLIDKIGEGTFSTVYKAEAINGKIKLDSDVWKSPPLKKHKNAPADASSKKKKKNAVVALKQIYVTSSPNRIFNELNLLYMLTGSSRVAPLLDVLRHQDQILAILPYYHHYDFRDFFRDLPVKGIKKYMWELFQALEYVHSKGIIHRDLKPTNFLYDPFKGRGVLVDFGLAEKQVTQSSSSTSSPTPTSCPCLSRETLVTNKSLSKRMYVKGAYPKSDNRPPRRANRAGTRGFRAPEVLFKCTNQTTQIDIWSAGIIGFSLLTRKFPLFNSPDDTDAILELAWIFGYEKMIKCAELHGCGLEISMNQLHKFNGNLIKILYDFLKTEVDNDSVPEDSVIYDTLNLFNSTGEKFIRPAYIEEPNISQHERNLMIDEFKKEMEDYKDHKYLMELLYSCFKLDPTKRLTAKEILQLPFFHELSPLDKDEDVVF; via the coding sequence ATGTCACTGGATATATTAGCTGAATCTATACATCAACGCAATCCATCTGGATTATTGAACTCACAACATTCCAACGCGTCTGTAACAAATTGCACACCAGTTGTTGCAagtaacaataacaatacaCACAAATATCAACCGTCGGCAGCAGGACTGAAACGTGCTAGGCCCAGTGAAGATTCAGATGACCCATTTAAAGATaaatcacaacaaaataGCACCAAGAATGATCAAAAAGGGTTTAAAATACTGCATCATAGCTTTAACAAGTCATTCCtcaagaatcaaaatttgttaaaCTCGCCTGGAGTTAGATCTCAAGAAGTACACACATCGCATTCACAATTCTATCAAAGCTCATTACAAGAtcaacatcaccatcaGACACAGCATGCTGTGTCAACATCACAACTACTGCGACCACCGGCAccatttgaagaaaaaacgTATGTTGTAGAACAGGAAGAAAATGAGGATGACGAAGTATCACTTGAGGTTCTTGAAGATATGCACAAACTCGAACAACATTTTCCCATCTTGGCCACTGATTATAGAttaattgataaaatagGTGAAGGGACTTTCTCCACTGTATACAAAGCAGAAGCAATCAATGGtaaaatcaaacttgacAGTGACGTTTGGAAATCGCCTCCTTTAAAGAAACACAAGAATGCGCCAGCAGATGCTTcactgaagaagaaaaagaagaatgctgttgttgcattaAAACAAATTTATGTTACATCATCCCCCAACAGAATattcaatgaattgaatttgctTTATATGCTTACTGGTAGCTCAAGAGTTGCTCCATTATTGGATGTCTTGCGTCATCAAGACCAAATATTGGCCATATTACCGTACTATCATCATTATGATTTCCGAGATTTCTTCCGTGACTTGCCTGTCAAGGGAATTAAAAAGTACATGTGGGAGCTTTTTCAAGCTTTGGAATATGTGCATAGTAAAGGTATTATTCATcgtgatttgaaaccaacGAATTTTCTTTACGATCCATTTAAAGGGCGTGGagttttggttgattttggattAGCCGAAAAACAAGTTACTCAATCCTCATCTAGTACTTCTTCACCTACACCAACTAGCTGCCCTTGCTTATCAAGAGAAACTCTCGTCACTAACAAATCATTATCTAAAAGAATGTATGTCAAAGGTGCATACCCCAAATCCGATAATCGACCACCAAGAAGAGCCAATAGAGCAGGTACTAGGGGTTTCAGAGCACCAGAAGTCTTGTTCAAATGTACTAATCAAACTACACAGATAGATATCTGGTCAGCAGGAATTATTGGCTTTTCATTATTGACCAGAAAATTCCCCCTTTTCAATTCACCAGATGATACCGACGCCATTTTAGAATTGGCGTGGATATTTGGTTATGAAAAAATGATCAAGTGTGCTGAATTACATGGTTGTGGGTTAGAAATTTCCATGAATCAGTTGCACAAATTCAATGGGaacttgatcaaaatcTTGTATGATTTTCTCAAAACTGAAGTTGATAATGATAGTGTTCCTGAAGATAGTGTCATTTATGACACGTTAAACTTGTTTAATTCAACGGGCGAAAAATTTATAAGACCTGCATATATTGAAGAACCAAACATTTCACAACATGAACGAAATTTaatgattgatgaattcaaaaaggaaatGGAAGATTATAAAGATCATAAGTATTTAATGGAATTGTTGTATTCGTGTTTTAAATTGGATCCGACAAAGAGATTAACCGCAAAGgaaattcttcaattgccTTTTTTCCATGAATTGTCACCATTGgataaagatgaagatgtggTGTTctaa
- a CDS encoding Mrps35 protein (S. cerevisiae homolog MRPS35 is a structural constituent of mitochondrial small ribosomal subunit): protein MSGRSFTSCITMRSFSTSSRVMRISRKELMDKARLLKEFRQFLGPRSITGDYHKNKYYYPPQDNKPNYIVNDGKSVVGESPKLGQSRMRNFDEPGRNPHLHPFPHNIYTKTAYIIPEHLKLQIVEDEQVNGLHPQEIAHKYGINLQRVEAILKLSAIEKNFQPKGEIAEDLKSFATIMKRMFPVFKGGYTADNLTEIPTPHKTLTDRFLTIEENEPFGPVDAAKILHLEPASKTLKKLTEFNLEEAQKQQQAIEDKKIDIVYGKKRKDENKLFRFTMKNVGEFGHRYGASRRDRKLDRAIGFDAAGKMIYLHPDQ from the exons ATGAGTGGGAGGAGTTTCACCAGTTGCATCACAATGAGActgttttcaacttctAGTCGAGTAATGAGAATCAGtagaaaagaattgatgGATAAAGCAAGACTACTCAAAGAGTTTCGTCAATTTCTTGGTCCTAGAAGTATAACTGGTGATTATcataaaaataaatactATTATCCACCACAAGATAATAAACCAAACTATATTGTCAATGATGGGAAATCAGTTGTGGGCGAAAGCCCCAAATTGGGTCAATCAAGAATGagaaattttgatgaacCAGGAAGAAATCCTCATTTGCATCCATTCCCTCATAATATTTACACCAAAACAGCATATATAATACCAGAACATTTAAAACTTCagattgttgaagatgaacaaGTTAATGGCTTACATCCACAAGAAATTGCTCATAAGTATGGAATAAATTTACAAAGAGTTGAAGCTATATTAAAGCTCAgtgcaattgaaaagaattttcAACCAAAG GGGGAGATTGCCGaggatttgaaatcatttgcaacaataATGAAACGTATGTTCCCCGTATTTAAAGGTGGTTATACTGCTGATAATTTGACGGAAATTCCAACTCCACACAAGACATTAACCGACAGGTTTTTAACTATCGAAGAAAATGAACCATTTGGACCAGTAGATGCAGCAAAAATACTACACCTTGAGCCGGCTTCAAAAAcattaaagaaattgactgAATTCAACTTGGAGGAAGctcaaaaacaacaacaagctaTAGAAGataaaaagattgatattGTGTATGgtaaaaagagaaaagatgAGAATAAATTATTTAGGTTTACCATGAAGAATGTTGGTGAATTTGGTCATCGTTATGGTGCATCTAGAAGAGATAGGAAATTGGATAGAGCTATTGGATTTGATGCTGCAGGAAAAATGATTTATTTGCATCCAGATCAATAG
- a CDS encoding Opi1 protein (similar to S. cerevisiae Opi1p, transcriptional repressor of INO1 involved in inositol biosynthesis), with protein MEPSTTTSLPAHNSIVSSSDTDINTPELPPPPYSKEPIVGNKMPVSPTHRTGSASSASSLSIHHMLNSENSQQQQQQQQQQSFPLPPVPPAQRDLSAAEALTQLTRSATPPSDADTMVTTDYEDDLDLTDSQRQQRHPLVSTVSMVAKHPIVMNAVKYYETSKRRYSSFNYAAGIVEAAAIPVVTRIEDNLNTRHQTKRHASSSSSANGAGSPLSPTLNQHTMSSFDNKQKKRRLSASSTMSAATTSSHSGIVPSSDAKKRLQFCIHILKAANATINSKINFLQLKLDETEMAIKEKRHQLQTQRSNESFFTDQTTEKTKGEIVGTVKKIIHLISNFRPSTLTAAAVPTHPTGSTEAAEAAEAVETTASTAAGTPATPTTPAAYHPNTLSRTSSFNGTPVPSGSTDNANTPTTTLTPTSSHGSCLQEYELKNTIRDIILRLPASLQHAENDGGNDRIFVFAKESLEMITKLTNVFSEQLVHVESWVNGEIPEDPRNEIDGVSEKENDVEMKDEKGFDSVSTRCSSEEPDGITSATKRMRIDELIEN; from the coding sequence ATGGAGCCAAGCACCACCACTTCTTTGCCTGCTCACAATAGTATAGTATCTTCCTCCGATACAGACATTAATACACCAGAATTACCACCCCCTCCTTACTCAAAGGAACCAATTGTTGGCAATAAGATGCCAGTTTCACCAACACACCGAACAGGATCTGCATCATCTGCTTCCTCTCTTTCTATTCATCACATGCTAAACTCGGAGAAtctgcaacaacaacaacaacaacaacaacaacagctgTTTCCATTACCACCTGTCCCACCAGCGCAAAGAGATTTGTCAGCTGCAGAAGCACTAACTCAGTTGACAAGAAGTGCCACTCCCCCATCTGATGCTGATACCATGGTAACCACAGACTACGAGGACGATTTGGATTTAACTGATTCTCAAAGGCAACAAAGACACCCACTCGTTTCTACGGTGTCAATGGTTGCTAAACATCCTATTGTTATGAATGCAGTTAAATATTATGAAACCTCGAAAAGGAGATATTCCTCATTCAATTATGCCGCaggaattgttgaagcagCAGCTATACCAGTGGTAACCAGAATAGAGGACAACTTAAACACTAGACATCAAACAAAGAGACATGCatcgtcgtcatcatcagcaaACGGTGCTGGATCACCTCTTTCACCAacattgaatcaacatACCATGTCTTCATTTgacaataaacaaaagaaacgaaGATTATCTGCATCTTCGACTATGTCAGCtgcaacaacttcatcacaCTCTGGTATTGTACCTAGTTCAGATGCAAAAAAGAGATTACAATTTTGTATTCACATTTTAAAAGCCGCTAATGCAACAATAAActcaaaaatcaatttccttcaattAAAACTTGATGAAACTGAAATGGcaattaaagaaaagagacatcaactacaaacaCAAAGATCCAATGAAAGCTTTTTCACTGATCAGACTACCGAAAAGACAAAAGGGGAAATAGTTGGCACCGTCAAAAAGATTATTCACCTTATCCTGAACTTTCGTCCAAGTACATTAACTGCAGCAGCAGTACCGACACATCCAACAGGTTCAACAGAGGCAGCAGAGGCAGCAGAGGCAGTAGAGacaacagcatcaactGCAGCGGGAACACCTGCAACCCCCACCACCCCTGCAGCGTACCATCCAAATACCCTTTCTCGTACTAGTTCCTTTAACGGAACTCCAGTACCCAGTGGCTCAACTGACAACGCAAATACACCAACAACGACATTAACCCCTACTTCATCCCATGGATCTTGTTTGCAAGAATACGAGTTGAAGAATACCATACGTGATATCATATTGCGCTTGCCTGCATCGTTGCAACATGCTGAAAATGATGGAGGTAACGATCGTATATTTGTATTTGCTAAAGAAAGTTTGGAAATGATTACGAAACTTACTAATGTCTTTAGTGAACAATTGGTTCATGTCGAATCATGGGTCAATGGTGAAATTCCAGAAGATCCCAGAAATGAAATCGATGGTGTAAGCGAAAAAGAAAACGATGTGGAAATGAAGGATGAAAAAGGGTTTGACCTGGTTAGTACTAGATGTTCAAGTGAAGAACCAGATGGAATAACGTCAGCTACAAAAAGAATGAGAATAGAtgagttgattgaaaattaa
- a CDS encoding Gpi19 protein (protein required for normal morphology and cell wall biogenesis) — translation MSLLDVKSHTLQSQHSRSPSPKPILRRLDQELSDDDDDDDDDDDDDKEEDIPLAVNIEDQLARESDITVSNIKSSQAEYRGFTIYVLSSLALFLYVAWTLVPPSTLHKLSIDYYPDKYWSVAIPSYSLMLMLFTYWVLALYNTEVLTLKLDDINTFVDEYTQFPNDNNDPKSSSNQVIKEYIHQAPSGVWDLPITMVNEVLYDDLE, via the coding sequence ATGTCGCTACTAGATGTAAAATCACACACTTTACAATCACAACATTCAAGATCACCTTCACCCAAACCTATTCTACGAAGATTGGACCAGGAACtatctgatgatgatgatgatgatgatgatgatgatgatgatgataaagagGAAGACATTCCCTTAGCTGTCAACATTGAAGATCAATTGGCAAGAGAATCAGATATCACAGTGTCGAACATAAAACTGTCTCAAGCAGAATACAGAGGATTCACCATTTACGTATTAAGTTCATTGGCACTTTTCTTATATGTTGCATGGACTTTGGTACCACCGTCAACACTTCACAAATTATCTATTGATTACTACCCAGACAAGTATTGGAGTGTTGCTATACCCAGTTACTCATTAATGTTGATGTTATTCACCTATTGGGTTCTTGCATTATACAATACTGAAGTATTGACGTTAAAATTGGATGATATAAatacatttgttgatgaatatacCCAATTTCCTAATGACAATAATGATCCTAAGAGTAGTAGTAATCAAGTGATTAAAGAGTATATACATCAAGCTCCAAGTGGAGTATGGGATCTTCCGATTACCATGGTCAATGAGGTATtatatgatgatttggaatgA